CCAGTTCCTGCCGGTTCCGGGCTGTGAGTGTGGCTCCGCGCCTGCCGCTGACCTCGACCTCGCGTACGAACCGTCCCCGGTTGAGGCGGCCCTCGAACGTGCGGAGATGGCACTCGACGACCGGGTCGGCATCGTCGAATCGGTGGGGGAGATCGAATCGTTCCCGGCCCCGTACTACCTCGCGAACGTCCGTGCAACGAGTGGCTTTAGCGACGCCGACGCGCCCGCGCAGGCTGCTGGCGTCCATCCAGACTGGAATACCGCGTTCATGAAGGCGCTCGGGGAGGCCCTGGAGCGCTACGGGGCGGCGATCTACCGGGACGAAGAGTTCCAGCACGGCCGTACCGACGACATCGAGAACCCGATCACACCGGATCGGTTCGTACTTCCCGACGACACCGACGCGGATCTCGACGGGCCGATCCCGTGGCGTTCCGGACTGGATATCGACACGGGAGAGACGGTGTCAGTCCCCGCCGAGAAGGCACACTTCCCGCCGCCGACCCGCGAACTCGGAGCCGCCATCACGACCGGCCTTGGACTTGGCTCCTCAACCGTCGGAGCACTGCTGTCGGGGCTATACGAGGTAATCGAACGCGACGCGACAATGCTTGCGTGGTACTCGACGTTCGAGCCCCTTGCACTGGCGGTCGACGACGAGGCGTTCCAGTCGCTGGCCCGTCGTGCCCGGAGCGAGGAACTCACGGTGACCCCCCTGCTCGTCACGCAGGACGTGGACATCCCCGTCATTGCTGTTGCCGTCCACCGTGATGGCGAGTGGCCGCGCTTTGCGGTCGGTTCCGCAGCTGCTCTCGATCCCACAGACGCAGCCCGAGACGCTCTGGCTGAAGCCCTCCAGAACTGGATGGAGCTCCGCTCGATGGGCCGAGAAACCGCGAGCGAGGAAAGCGGTGCGATCGGCGAGTACGCCTCGTTCCCCGAGGAGGCTGCCATCTTCGTCGACGCCGGCAACCCGATTCCAGTGGATTCTGTGGGGCCAGACGACGTTCCCGAGGGCGAGGCAGAACTCGATATGCTCGTCGAACGGGTCGTCGACGCCGGACTGTCGCCGTATGGCGTCAGGCTCACCCCGAGGGATCTAGAGACCATCGGCTTCGAGGTCGTGCGTGCGGTCGTTCCGGAGGCACAGCCACTCTTTACCCGCGAACCGTTCTTCGGCGAGCGCGCCCGAACCGTCCCGGGCGACCTCGGATTCGAGCCGCGACTGGAGCGTCGATTCCACCCGTACCCCTGACCCATACTCTTTCTCGGTTCCTGTCAGGACCGTTTAACGGATATTCCGAATTTTGCTGAATACCGGTTTATTGCCGTCAGAGGCGTGTATACCATTGTACCATGGGGACAGTTAACAATGAAGTAGATCTGGCAGAATCGACAAACGACTACGAGGACGTGCGCAAGCGCCGCTCGGTACTGGGGACGATACGTAACGGAACGTTCTACCTCTCGCTCGTGCTGGCCGGCGTCCTGTCCGTGCTGTTCCTTCCGGAACTGCTCGGGACGCTCGCCACCGGCTGGTCTGCCAGCGGTGCCGCCGAACTCGGCATCCACCGGCTTCACATCATGGGGATCGCGACCGTCGTGACGGTCTTCCTGCTTGGCCTGTTCGCACAGGCCTACCGGCCGAAAGACCGGATCGCGTCGATGTGGGGTGCCTTCATCGTCATCGCCGCAATCACTGCAGGGACCGTCTGGTACGGTGTCGGCCGCCCCGAAGAGGTGATACCGTTTTTCCTCCTCACGGGTATCGCGCTGGTCGCCCACCCTGCGGGCCGACGGCTGTTCAGGCGTGGTGACTCCTACAGTCCCGCGCTGCTGGGGCTGGTCGCCCTCGCGGCCGTCCCCCTGCTGGCGTTCATCTCGACCCAGCTGGGGGCCAGCACCGGCACGCTCGATTCACACGGTATCATGGGCCACCACGTGATGATGGCTGGCCTTGCCGTGGCACCGCTGGCGTACGGTGCGTTCGCCGCACTCGGTTTCGACGGCTGGCGACTTGCCTCGTGGCTCGCCGCACTGCCGATGGGCTACTACGGCCTCATGTCCATCTCGTTCCCGGCACAGTCCAGCTCGGCGGGCGTGCTATGGGGAAGTGCAGCCATCATCTGGGCACTCGCGTTCGTCATCACGGCGGAGTACTCCCGAAGGTCGGGCTCAGACGTGCTCCGACGGTCGAGATGAGCCTCGGAGCAGCTGCTCGACGACCGCGACGACGAGTACGATCGCCAGCGGGAGAACCCAGAACATGACGTACACCGAATCGGG
Above is a genomic segment from Natranaeroarchaeum aerophilus containing:
- a CDS encoding YcaO-like family protein; translation: MDVTLVGDGPAIDALTETLHDASVSTRTADAEEIGTAEFAVVTDLAGAQTFDRANRAAREGGTPWLAIEVGGIGGRAIGDIDAAISGFAPATGCYDCLRSRVDADRDSDGASSEPRAGRSAVRLAGSVAGHELVQLLSGEETPVLGGVIEIPHHRRQFLPVPGCECGSAPAADLDLAYEPSPVEAALERAEMALDDRVGIVESVGEIESFPAPYYLANVRATSGFSDADAPAQAAGVHPDWNTAFMKALGEALERYGAAIYRDEEFQHGRTDDIENPITPDRFVLPDDTDADLDGPIPWRSGLDIDTGETVSVPAEKAHFPPPTRELGAAITTGLGLGSSTVGALLSGLYEVIERDATMLAWYSTFEPLALAVDDEAFQSLARRARSEELTVTPLLVTQDVDIPVIAVAVHRDGEWPRFAVGSAAALDPTDAARDALAEALQNWMELRSMGRETASEESGAIGEYASFPEEAAIFVDAGNPIPVDSVGPDDVPEGEAELDMLVERVVDAGLSPYGVRLTPRDLETIGFEVVRAVVPEAQPLFTREPFFGERARTVPGDLGFEPRLERRFHPYP